In the Candidatus Poribacteria bacterium genome, one interval contains:
- a CDS encoding ABC transporter ATP-binding protein, producing the protein MASAEKISHEKPLLEISGLKTVFPTDDGIVNAVSDVSFEIGPGQTVGVVGESGCGKSITGLSLLQLVPSPGRIETGEILFHRNGDGEPLDIAQVSPKSELMRQIRGNEIAIIFQEPMTSLNPVYTVGNQIAEAIVLHEQVDKKTARERAIEMIARVGIPAPAQRVDEYPHQLSGGMRQRVMIAMALCCSPTLLIADEPTTALDVTIQAQVLGLMQELQAEMGMAIMLITHDLGVIADLADEVVVMYAGRVVEKGTVDDIFYNPLHPYTQGLLKSIPILGKTPQKTLPSIPGTVPHPLGLPGGCSFQPRCSERMPECEQMPELAVINGESEEGGHAVRCWLHTDI; encoded by the coding sequence ATGGCTTCAGCAGAAAAAATATCTCACGAAAAACCGCTCCTGGAAATTTCTGGCTTAAAAACGGTCTTTCCAACAGACGACGGCATCGTGAACGCTGTGAGTGATGTCAGTTTTGAAATCGGTCCCGGACAGACCGTCGGCGTTGTCGGCGAAAGTGGCTGTGGAAAAAGCATCACTGGACTATCCCTGCTTCAACTCGTGCCATCGCCGGGGCGAATCGAAACGGGCGAGATCTTGTTTCATCGCAATGGTGATGGTGAGCCGCTGGATATCGCACAGGTGTCACCGAAGAGTGAATTGATGCGCCAAATCCGCGGCAACGAAATTGCCATCATTTTCCAGGAACCGATGACCTCCCTCAATCCAGTTTATACTGTCGGGAACCAGATTGCCGAAGCAATTGTGTTACACGAGCAGGTTGACAAAAAAACGGCACGTGAACGCGCTATTGAGATGATTGCACGCGTCGGCATACCTGCCCCTGCGCAACGCGTTGATGAATATCCGCACCAACTCTCCGGTGGTATGCGTCAACGGGTCATGATTGCGATGGCACTCTGTTGTTCGCCCACGTTGCTCATCGCTGATGAACCGACAACAGCACTTGATGTGACGATCCAGGCACAAGTACTCGGCCTTATGCAGGAACTCCAGGCGGAAATGGGAATGGCAATTATGCTCATCACCCATGATCTTGGTGTTATTGCGGATCTCGCTGATGAAGTCGTTGTCATGTACGCAGGGCGCGTCGTCGAAAAAGGCACCGTTGATGACATCTTCTATAATCCGTTGCACCCTTACACGCAAGGATTGCTGAAATCTATACCCATCCTTGGAAAAACGCCGCAGAAAACCTTGCCCTCTATACCCGGGACAGTGCCACATCCGTTAGGGCTGCCGGGCGGATGTTCATTTCAACCCAGATGTTCGGAACGGATGCCAGAGTGTGAACAGATGCCGGAACTCGCGGTCATCAACGGAGAATCGGAGGAAGGTGGGCATGCTGTCCGATGCTGGCTTCACACAGATATTTAA
- a CDS encoding dipeptide ABC transporter ATP-binding protein, which translates to MAKLLQVNNLRKYFPIQKGLFQRTIGYVKAVDGISFDVHRGETLGLVGESGCGKTTAGRCLLRLIPPTSGRFIFGEEQVDLAKLTHREMRPFRRRIQMIFQDPHASLNPRMTVGDIVGEPMRVNQTEKGTALQDRIVELLESVGLKSQDMRRYPHAFSGGQRQRIGIARALALQPELIVADEPVSALDVSVQAQILNLLAELREEFNLSYIFIAHDLSVVEHISDRVAVMYLGKIVEISDAETLYQSPQHPYTEALISAVPLPDPSAQRKREHIRLEGDVPDPSQPPTGCYFHPRCRYATDICKQETPELREVASGVQVACHHSDTLALQGV; encoded by the coding sequence ATGGCAAAACTGCTTCAAGTAAACAACCTCAGAAAATACTTTCCGATACAAAAAGGCCTCTTTCAACGCACCATCGGTTATGTCAAGGCGGTTGATGGTATCAGCTTCGACGTGCATCGCGGTGAAACGCTTGGTCTCGTTGGTGAGAGTGGTTGTGGAAAGACGACGGCTGGTCGATGTTTACTCCGGTTAATTCCACCGACAAGTGGGCGTTTCATTTTCGGCGAGGAACAGGTCGATCTGGCGAAATTGACACACCGAGAGATGCGCCCCTTTCGCAGACGCATCCAGATGATCTTCCAAGACCCCCACGCATCGCTCAATCCACGGATGACGGTAGGAGATATCGTCGGGGAACCGATGCGCGTCAATCAGACCGAAAAAGGGACAGCACTTCAAGACCGAATTGTTGAGTTGCTGGAATCTGTAGGCTTGAAATCACAGGATATGCGTCGTTATCCACACGCCTTCAGCGGCGGACAACGCCAACGTATCGGCATTGCGCGGGCGTTAGCACTCCAACCCGAACTCATCGTCGCAGATGAACCAGTATCTGCATTGGATGTTTCCGTCCAAGCACAGATTCTCAACCTACTCGCGGAACTCCGCGAAGAATTCAATCTCTCCTATATCTTTATCGCACACGACTTGAGCGTTGTTGAACATATTAGTGACCGTGTCGCAGTCATGTATCTCGGCAAAATTGTGGAGATCAGCGATGCTGAAACGCTCTATCAATCGCCGCAGCATCCATACACTGAAGCGTTGATATCGGCTGTACCACTTCCCGATCCGAGCGCGCAGCGCAAACGTGAACACATTCGGCTTGAAGGTGATGTCCCCGATCCGTCTCAGCCACCGACTGGCTGTTATTTTCACCCACGGTGCCGTTATGCGACCGATATATGCAAGCAAGAAACGCCAGAACTCCGAGAGGTAGCATCGGGTGTTCAGGTGGCATGTCACCACAGTGATACGTTGGCGTTACAAGGAGTCTAA
- a CDS encoding ABC transporter substrate-binding protein translates to MQKTTGTFQPILNRIKLLFILPILIVGCSGGQLEDTSDFPSGIEAKEAPMWAKQVSEGKLRPLSERLPQNPLVAKTDFDGYERPGPYGGTWHRFHTHPDLGTWKMTAGYAPLIRWKFDASGLEPGLAESWEFNEDGSMLTLHLRRGIKWSDGHPYTSASFAFYYELCLDERHKYSPPVWCKVNGIPMEVETPDDHTIVMKFAGPNWLVPLWLATGFWWCNQYNIPKHHMIQFHPDGNAKYADFIQFEKENIPHQNPERPTLWPWRVIKYEKGGFRVELERNPYYYVVDTLGRQLPYIDRVKTSLVPEPQVRVLKILAGEIDCQYRGMELRDLALYLKGQEKGGYKVRRWKSTAGAQPAILINWTAPDPVLRKIIRDQRFRKALAYGIDRVKCNEIAWRGLLEPQAATVSQEGWHFADEDGQTLFEEWKRADADFDIDAGNRLLDEMGLTARDKNGYRLRPDGDPIEILMDVPSSNLNSQENDIGLIIQDGWEELGLKTLLYTPPGAELSLRRTLGKFTISMHGEAEMDLFTYPDWVFPTLPKYWHPKVGKWYETGGEKGEPATGPLKKLLDLYDEIKREPDEKQRHQYVRDAVRIHIDEGPFHLGSAARSPSLLVVADHFHNVPNDGILGPWAIVTPATHYPEQCWLSKE, encoded by the coding sequence GTGCAAAAAACAACAGGAACTTTCCAACCTATTCTGAATCGCATTAAATTACTGTTCATCTTACCGATTCTTATCGTTGGGTGTTCGGGCGGTCAATTAGAGGATACCTCTGACTTTCCGAGTGGGATTGAGGCGAAAGAGGCACCGATGTGGGCAAAGCAGGTCTCTGAGGGAAAACTCCGACCGCTTTCAGAACGACTCCCACAAAATCCGCTCGTTGCCAAAACCGATTTCGATGGGTATGAACGTCCTGGTCCATACGGTGGGACGTGGCACCGGTTTCACACACATCCGGATTTAGGGACGTGGAAGATGACAGCGGGGTATGCTCCACTCATCCGGTGGAAATTTGATGCCTCTGGCCTGGAGCCCGGTCTTGCCGAATCGTGGGAGTTTAACGAAGATGGCAGTATGTTGACTTTACATCTCCGTAGGGGGATCAAATGGTCGGATGGACACCCCTATACATCAGCCTCATTTGCTTTCTATTATGAACTCTGTCTTGATGAACGGCACAAGTACAGCCCACCGGTTTGGTGCAAGGTAAACGGCATCCCGATGGAGGTCGAAACCCCTGATGACCACACAATTGTGATGAAATTCGCCGGTCCCAACTGGCTCGTACCACTTTGGTTGGCGACCGGATTTTGGTGGTGTAATCAGTATAACATTCCCAAACACCACATGATACAGTTTCATCCAGATGGCAACGCCAAATATGCCGATTTCATTCAATTTGAGAAGGAAAACATCCCACATCAGAACCCGGAACGTCCAACGTTGTGGCCCTGGCGGGTGATAAAATATGAAAAAGGGGGCTTCCGCGTTGAATTAGAACGTAACCCATATTACTACGTCGTTGATACACTCGGCAGACAACTCCCTTACATCGACAGGGTCAAGACAAGTTTGGTTCCCGAACCCCAGGTGCGCGTGCTCAAAATCCTCGCTGGCGAAATCGATTGCCAGTACCGTGGGATGGAACTCCGCGATCTCGCACTTTATCTGAAAGGACAGGAGAAGGGCGGTTATAAGGTTCGCCGGTGGAAAAGCACTGCCGGAGCGCAACCTGCTATTCTGATTAACTGGACTGCCCCCGATCCTGTCTTAAGAAAAATCATCCGCGACCAGCGGTTCCGAAAGGCACTCGCTTACGGCATCGACCGTGTAAAATGTAACGAAATCGCATGGCGCGGCTTGCTGGAACCCCAAGCAGCAACTGTCAGTCAAGAGGGATGGCATTTCGCCGATGAGGATGGGCAAACCCTCTTTGAGGAATGGAAGCGAGCCGACGCTGATTTTGATATTGATGCGGGAAACCGTCTCTTAGATGAAATGGGACTCACAGCGCGTGATAAAAACGGTTATAGGCTACGTCCGGATGGTGATCCGATTGAAATACTCATGGACGTACCGAGTTCCAATCTCAACAGCCAAGAAAATGACATCGGGTTAATTATTCAGGACGGATGGGAGGAACTCGGCTTAAAAACACTGCTCTATACGCCTCCGGGTGCCGAATTGAGTTTACGTCGCACGCTCGGCAAATTCACGATCAGTATGCACGGTGAGGCGGAAATGGATCTCTTTACGTATCCCGATTGGGTGTTTCCGACACTCCCGAAGTATTGGCATCCCAAGGTAGGGAAATGGTATGAAACAGGCGGTGAAAAGGGCGAACCTGCCACCGGACCGCTAAAAAAATTGCTTGATTTATACGATGAGATTAAGCGAGAGCCCGATGAAAAACAGCGACATCAATATGTCCGGGATGCCGTCAGGATTCATATTGATGAGGGACCCTTTCATCTCGGTTCTGCAGCGCGTTCGCCATCGCTTTTGGTCGTAGCGGACCATTTTCACAATGTGCCTAACGATGGCATTTTGGGCCCGTGGGCAATTGTCACGCCTGCAACCCATTATCCCGAACAGTGTTGGCTGTCTAAGGAATAG